A part of Limihaloglobus sulfuriphilus genomic DNA contains:
- a CDS encoding SpoIIE family protein phosphatase: MLKTDNIYVEVFHSQIKKHGQAAGGDVFLSEKPARGRRTICVLADGLGSGVKANVLATMTSTMALKYVKSDIDVKKASEIIMRTLPVCSRRKVGYSTFTIVDISGGGKVSIIEYDNPSYILLRGDNPAKAEKTAFEIEAAGLGKRKLEYSSFEAREGDRMIFFSDGVTQSGMGSRVRPLGWGFEGAADFVAARCKAGKELTAQGLAEDIVERAEKNDGLKAKDDITCAVINFRRPRRLLVMTGPPYDNKMDSDLALKADAFEGRKIICGGTTAKIIARELDRDVEVDLNQIYSDVPPASKLKGFDLVTEGTITLSKTMKLLSGSAELKRLAKDAAVRLASMLLESDIIEFVVGTKINEAHQDPKLPDELAIRRNLIRELVELLNKRYLKEAEYRLI; the protein is encoded by the coding sequence ATGCTCAAGACTGACAACATATACGTAGAGGTGTTTCACAGCCAGATAAAGAAACACGGCCAGGCCGCCGGGGGCGATGTCTTTCTCTCCGAGAAGCCGGCCCGGGGCCGCCGGACAATATGTGTTCTGGCGGACGGCCTGGGCAGCGGGGTAAAGGCCAATGTGCTTGCGACGATGACATCAACAATGGCTTTGAAATATGTCAAAAGCGATATAGACGTAAAAAAGGCCTCCGAGATAATCATGCGTACCCTTCCGGTATGCAGCAGAAGAAAAGTCGGTTACAGCACCTTTACCATCGTCGATATAAGCGGCGGGGGCAAGGTCAGCATAATTGAATACGATAACCCCTCTTATATACTGCTCCGCGGTGACAATCCGGCAAAGGCAGAGAAGACGGCGTTTGAAATAGAGGCAGCCGGCCTTGGAAAACGCAAACTCGAGTACAGCTCATTCGAGGCGCGTGAGGGCGACAGGATGATTTTCTTCAGCGACGGCGTAACACAATCGGGCATGGGCAGCCGGGTAAGGCCGCTCGGCTGGGGCTTCGAGGGTGCCGCGGATTTTGTCGCCGCCCGCTGCAAAGCCGGCAAAGAGCTGACCGCCCAGGGACTCGCCGAGGACATTGTTGAGCGTGCCGAGAAAAATGACGGGCTCAAGGCCAAAGACGATATAACCTGTGCGGTGATAAATTTCCGCAGGCCGCGGCGGCTGCTGGTTATGACCGGCCCGCCATACGACAATAAAATGGATTCGGATCTTGCCCTGAAAGCCGACGCATTTGAAGGACGCAAGATTATCTGCGGCGGAACTACCGCCAAAATAATCGCCCGTGAACTCGATCGCGATGTGGAGGTTGACCTGAATCAGATTTACAGCGATGTGCCGCCCGCCTCAAAGCTCAAGGGCTTTGACCTGGTAACAGAGGGCACAATTACGCTGAGCAAGACAATGAAACTTCTCAGCGGTTCAGCGGAGTTAAAACGGCTCGCCAAAGACGCGGCGGTAAGACTGGCTTCTATGCTGCTTGAGAGCGACATTATCGAGTTTGTTGTAGGCACCAAGATTAACGAGGCGCATCAGGATCCCAAACTGCCCGATGAGCTGGCGATAAGAAGAAACCTGATACGTGAGCTGGTGGAGCTGCTCAACAAACGATACCTCAAAGAGGCAGAATACAGACTGATATAG
- a CDS encoding complex I 24 kDa subunit family protein encodes MACQNCKSGQDRLSKLCRIIEKNDNDPSKLIPILHEVQREFRYLPEDVLAYIATALKLPPAKVYGVASFYSHFALEPKGKYVVHICDGTACHVKGSMNIYDALCEKLNVSEEKSTTEDMQFTVETVSCIGACGMAPVISINGKVYGQVTAEKAVEIIDELSAQEVANV; translated from the coding sequence ATGGCTTGCCAGAATTGTAAAAGCGGTCAGGATCGGTTGAGTAAACTTTGCCGGATAATCGAGAAGAACGATAATGATCCGTCAAAGCTGATCCCGATTCTGCATGAGGTCCAGCGAGAGTTTCGCTATCTGCCCGAAGATGTACTTGCCTACATCGCGACAGCCCTGAAGCTGCCGCCGGCAAAAGTGTACGGGGTAGCGAGTTTTTATTCTCACTTCGCCCTCGAGCCCAAGGGCAAATATGTCGTGCATATCTGCGACGGAACGGCCTGTCATGTAAAGGGCTCGATGAACATATACGACGCCCTCTGCGAGAAACTCAATGTCTCGGAGGAGAAATCAACCACAGAAGATATGCAGTTCACCGTTGAGACCGTAAGCTGTATCGGCGCGTGCGGGATGGCACCGGTGATCTCGATAAACGGCAAGGTTTACGGTCAGGTTACTGCCGAAAAGGCCGTAGAAATTATAGATGAACTCTCAGCCCAAGAGGTGGCAAATGTCTAA
- a CDS encoding purine-cytosine permease family protein, whose amino-acid sequence MPAENDHVNNSEGASDVVNEFERQRVPDSALLNFKDFIGMYAGEHCAGTELMIGPLFVAAGVGIFDLIWGLVLGNLLAVLSWMFLCAPIATRARLTLYYQLEKICGKNLVVLYNLANGIMFCFLAGSMITVSATAIGVWFKFPMPGLNDLYPNSVGWVIAVLFVGGLIAVVAAYGYKIVARFANIASPWMVLVFAAFGIIGLKNFIDITGEDISGLSDIWNLAEVHIWRGGEPLAGQVKFTFWHVTFFAWFCNMAMHIGMSDLSVFRYAKKSWYGLASASGMYVGHFMAWISASILYAYQLHLDPADTNVLPGPMAFRVAGVAGIICVIIAGWTTANPTIYRAGLAFQAIMPNVSRFKVTLATGAAATIAGMFPAIAMKLLGFVALYGMVLMPMGAVIFVDFWLMKRFGLKSNYAELSGKLFNWAAGIAWLGTLLICVVLVKFAGVQIFFVSLPGWFIAAAGYIILSKIYQDKKGADAW is encoded by the coding sequence ATGCCGGCAGAAAATGATCATGTGAATAATTCAGAAGGTGCAAGCGATGTGGTAAACGAATTTGAACGTCAGCGGGTGCCTGATAGTGCCTTGCTCAATTTCAAGGATTTTATCGGTATGTACGCCGGTGAGCACTGCGCGGGCACTGAGCTGATGATAGGCCCGTTATTCGTTGCTGCCGGGGTAGGTATATTCGATTTGATCTGGGGGCTGGTTCTGGGCAATCTGCTGGCGGTACTGAGCTGGATGTTTTTGTGCGCACCAATAGCAACAAGAGCCCGGCTCACGCTGTATTATCAGCTTGAAAAGATATGCGGCAAGAACCTGGTGGTTTTGTATAACCTGGCAAACGGCATAATGTTCTGTTTTCTCGCCGGCTCTATGATAACCGTTTCGGCGACGGCGATCGGTGTCTGGTTCAAATTTCCTATGCCGGGGCTCAATGATCTTTATCCCAACAGCGTCGGCTGGGTAATTGCGGTTCTCTTTGTCGGCGGTTTGATAGCGGTTGTAGCTGCTTACGGGTACAAAATTGTTGCCAGGTTCGCAAATATAGCTTCGCCCTGGATGGTTCTTGTATTTGCTGCGTTTGGTATTATAGGATTAAAAAACTTTATCGACATAACCGGCGAAGACATATCAGGGCTTTCTGATATCTGGAATCTGGCAGAGGTGCATATATGGCGAGGCGGCGAACCGCTTGCGGGACAGGTTAAATTCACTTTCTGGCATGTGACGTTTTTTGCGTGGTTCTGCAATATGGCGATGCATATTGGAATGAGCGATTTGAGTGTTTTCAGGTACGCAAAAAAATCATGGTATGGCCTGGCATCAGCTTCGGGAATGTATGTAGGTCATTTTATGGCATGGATTTCCGCTTCTATTCTTTATGCCTACCAGCTCCACCTTGATCCCGCCGATACGAATGTGCTGCCCGGGCCGATGGCATTTAGAGTGGCCGGCGTTGCAGGGATAATATGTGTTATAATAGCCGGCTGGACCACGGCAAACCCGACAATATACAGGGCGGGGCTTGCTTTTCAGGCAATCATGCCGAATGTCTCACGGTTTAAGGTGACTCTGGCAACAGGTGCGGCGGCAACAATTGCCGGAATGTTTCCCGCGATAGCAATGAAACTTCTGGGCTTTGTTGCTCTTTATGGAATGGTTCTTATGCCGATGGGAGCTGTGATATTCGTTGACTTCTGGCTGATGAAGAGATTCGGGCTGAAGAGCAACTACGCCGAGCTCAGCGGAAAACTGTTTAACTGGGCGGCCGGCATCGCATGGCTGGGAACGCTGTTAATATGTGTGGTTCTGGTAAAATTTGCCGGGGTGCAGATATTTTTCGTAAGCCTTCCGGGCTGGTTTATCGCCGCGGCCGGATATATAATCCTCAGTAAGATATATCAAGACAAAAAAGGAGCTGACGCATGGTAA
- a CDS encoding redox-sensing transcriptional repressor Rex: protein METKEIKSISKAAIRRMPLYLSLVKQQIAMGEKTLSSTFIAEKLNTEAIQVRKDLAATGVVGQPRLGFCSEELAAAIERLLGWDNLQEAFLIGAGNLGSALIGYEPFIENGLNIVAAFDNDSDKIGTEIRGVKVLSIDRLENLIGRMHIKLAILTVPVEVAQQTAERLVSDGIEAIWNFTPTKIIVPDEVIVERTDLAAGYAQISSRLATKAQRKAAENG from the coding sequence ATGGAAACAAAAGAAATAAAATCTATATCAAAGGCCGCCATCAGGCGGATGCCGCTTTACCTTAGTCTGGTAAAACAGCAGATTGCGATGGGCGAGAAAACCCTCAGCAGCACATTTATAGCTGAAAAGCTCAACACCGAGGCCATACAGGTTCGCAAGGACCTGGCCGCGACCGGCGTTGTCGGCCAGCCACGTTTGGGGTTCTGCTCAGAAGAGCTTGCCGCGGCGATCGAGAGGCTGCTGGGCTGGGACAACCTACAAGAGGCGTTCCTTATCGGTGCGGGTAATCTCGGTTCGGCCCTGATCGGATATGAGCCGTTTATAGAAAACGGGCTCAACATTGTCGCGGCGTTCGATAATGACTCTGACAAGATAGGAACAGAAATCCGCGGCGTAAAGGTTCTCAGCATTGACCGTCTGGAAAACCTTATCGGCCGAATGCACATCAAGCTGGCAATACTCACCGTACCTGTAGAGGTGGCACAACAGACCGCCGAGCGGCTTGTCAGTGACGGCATCGAGGCGATCTGGAACTTTACGCCGACAAAAATCATCGTCCCCGACGAAGTGATAGTAGAACGTACCGACCTGGCCGCCGGCTATGCCCAGATATCCTCGAGGCTTGCGACCAAAGCACAAAGAAAGGCCGCAGAGAATGGCTGA
- a CDS encoding InlB B-repeat-containing protein, which produces MYNTLKYNHSLKCKRLSIKNIDDVLNKKRLPLFTLLLTILCLTCGSFGVEVSNVSAAQRTDGSGLVDIYYTLSDLSDGNCEISLQISYDSGSTWDVEASSLTGDIGDGVTSGGKHIAWDSKADLPEANNSFYRVKVIAKGYSEFGTYTIDGDTSYNNELRIYNIPEGMARISYVSGYTTNFSLSSPKPAWGRYACNCVSFKATTYHVVPFEECWGYYLYLNDLLSCLDCLPPAYIKIEHDTYLRVWLWDEPVGTGNTLTHRDGQVTFRLDTITATDEGISDIFSIHNNADYGESYISIDKVASPLGTLSSDDMPRGTWKWHIPIDGHVAYNTTLDFSWETDSYAKIEIYATAYGPNGSTYPKLLYSNSNVSTGSGSNSLLLGSGNPLPGDENTYEVVFSAYIFNGEYDYQVPNDTDYDVLTVSENLRTDYRPQIPNIASAKRDWILIRSGEFENYSREKLLDIYNRYMNVYTTIRNEIKNKAQAAIEDQIWDVFGFVFPEPVMVAAGAASGRYSNFDALLLDISKAVLKYVKSDSGLDDWLIPQVIPYMLKSAYRVYDHEKNCLELQYYIYIIDYVAVLLDDIIATATDGEYPGKVVISWTPINNATQYTVYRSTQPDSSDISILFSAVYAETIEDTTIEPGRTYYYSVRTEVDGKMYFSEADAGFARHELNFTLNSSHGNPVPEPDTYKYIAGASVPPGTVQSPADQTNTTRYICTGYYGTGSAPSGNTNSYTSFAITEESSITWKWNPQYMVTATAGNNGYLTLNPSGWHDRGTSITVSAQPNNSYEIDRWIVNGVNVQNGGVSLSLNNISNAKNIFVIFSGIEINFSIVSEHGESSPEIGSYSYVVNDIVPEGSVNSPADDNGSQRFICSGFEGTGDAPSGRETSYSSFSITQDSCIIWQWYPQYMVSMDVAYGGSIVENPAGWKDTGSSIDARIQPQEGFGVNKWYVNGIAYQDGGESFSFDNLNEPVNIYADMISLTPLIAGDITGEGLVNLRDFTILASQWLASPGVASADVSEPCDGYVDYLDLIVLAESWLSGN; this is translated from the coding sequence ATGTATAATACTTTAAAATACAACCATAGCTTGAAATGTAAAAGGTTATCAATAAAGAACATAGATGATGTACTCAACAAAAAGAGACTTCCCCTCTTTACTTTGCTCTTAACTATTCTTTGTTTAACTTGCGGAAGTTTTGGTGTTGAGGTATCTAATGTATCTGCTGCCCAAAGAACAGATGGCAGTGGACTTGTAGATATCTATTATACTCTGTCTGATTTGAGTGATGGTAACTGTGAAATTAGTCTTCAAATTAGTTATGACAGCGGAAGTACTTGGGATGTTGAGGCATCATCACTTACTGGAGACATAGGTGATGGCGTTACTTCAGGGGGCAAACATATTGCCTGGGATAGTAAGGCTGATCTGCCCGAAGCCAACAACTCGTTCTATCGAGTTAAGGTCATTGCAAAAGGTTATAGCGAGTTTGGGACATATACCATTGATGGTGATACCTCATATAACAATGAACTTCGCATTTACAATATCCCGGAGGGTATGGCTAGAATATCTTATGTTTCAGGTTATACAACGAATTTTTCTTTGAGTTCGCCAAAACCCGCCTGGGGAAGATATGCTTGCAATTGTGTTTCTTTTAAAGCTACAACATATCATGTAGTTCCTTTTGAAGAATGTTGGGGTTATTATTTATATTTAAATGATTTACTTTCATGTTTAGATTGTTTGCCTCCCGCTTATATAAAAATTGAACATGATACTTATTTAAGGGTGTGGTTGTGGGATGAGCCAGTGGGTACCGGCAATACACTAACACATCGAGATGGGCAGGTAACTTTCAGATTAGATACCATTACAGCGACAGATGAAGGTATATCAGATATTTTTTCAATTCACAACAACGCAGATTATGGAGAAAGTTACATTTCGATTGATAAGGTAGCAAGTCCTCTCGGAACTCTCTCTAGTGACGACATGCCCAGAGGAACATGGAAGTGGCACATTCCTATTGATGGACATGTTGCATATAATACAACACTGGATTTCTCATGGGAAACAGATTCTTACGCAAAAATAGAAATATATGCAACTGCTTATGGTCCGAATGGTTCAACATATCCAAAGTTGTTATATTCAAACAGTAATGTTTCTACAGGTTCTGGTTCCAACTCATTATTATTAGGATCTGGCAATCCGTTGCCGGGAGATGAAAATACCTATGAAGTTGTTTTTTCTGCATATATATTCAACGGTGAATATGACTACCAAGTACCCAATGATACGGATTATGATGTTCTGACGGTTTCAGAAAACCTTCGCACTGATTATCGCCCTCAAATACCTAATATTGCATCGGCAAAACGTGACTGGATATTGATAAGATCGGGAGAGTTTGAGAATTATAGTAGAGAGAAATTACTGGATATATATAATCGCTATATGAATGTTTATACAACTATTCGAAATGAAATCAAAAATAAGGCACAAGCAGCAATTGAAGATCAAATATGGGATGTGTTTGGTTTTGTTTTTCCAGAACCAGTTATGGTAGCGGCTGGAGCTGCATCAGGTAGATATTCAAATTTCGATGCATTATTGCTTGATATTTCAAAAGCTGTACTAAAATATGTCAAGTCTGATAGTGGGCTTGATGATTGGCTTATTCCTCAAGTTATTCCATATATGCTAAAATCAGCTTATAGAGTTTATGATCATGAAAAAAATTGCCTCGAACTTCAATATTACATTTACATAATTGATTATGTAGCGGTACTTCTAGATGATATTATTGCTACAGCAACAGATGGTGAGTACCCAGGGAAGGTGGTTATCAGCTGGACGCCAATAAATAATGCAACTCAATATACTGTTTACAGGTCAACACAGCCAGATTCATCAGATATTTCTATATTATTCAGTGCAGTTTACGCAGAGACTATTGAAGATACAACTATTGAACCGGGACGTACTTATTATTATTCAGTCAGAACCGAGGTAGATGGAAAGATGTATTTTTCAGAAGCTGATGCAGGTTTTGCAAGGCATGAACTGAATTTCACACTAAACTCCAGTCATGGAAACCCAGTTCCTGAACCTGATACATATAAATACATAGCAGGTGCCAGTGTTCCACCTGGTACAGTGCAATCGCCGGCAGATCAAACAAATACAACAAGGTATATATGTACCGGCTATTATGGCACCGGCAGTGCTCCGAGCGGCAATACAAATTCTTATACCTCATTTGCAATTACAGAAGAATCATCCATTACCTGGAAATGGAACCCTCAGTATATGGTGACTGCTACGGCAGGTAACAATGGATACCTCACCCTAAATCCATCAGGCTGGCATGACAGGGGTACGTCAATTACCGTCTCGGCACAACCCAACAATAGTTATGAAATTGACAGATGGATTGTAAACGGCGTTAACGTGCAAAATGGGGGTGTAAGTTTATCACTGAATAATATTTCAAATGCCAAAAATATATTTGTGATATTTTCTGGAATTGAAATCAATTTTTCTATTGTATCCGAACACGGGGAATCCAGTCCTGAAATCGGCAGCTATTCTTACGTTGTCAATGATATAGTTCCAGAAGGAAGTGTTAATTCTCCGGCAGATGACAACGGTAGTCAGCGTTTCATTTGTTCCGGCTTTGAGGGGACTGGTGACGCTCCAAGCGGTAGGGAAACCTCATATTCCTCATTTTCAATTACACAGGACTCTTGCATAATATGGCAATGGTATCCTCAATATATGGTTTCTATGGATGTTGCTTATGGAGGTTCAATAGTGGAAAACCCTGCTGGTTGGAAAGATACAGGCAGTTCCATAGATGCCCGAATTCAACCTCAAGAGGGTTTTGGTGTAAATAAGTGGTATGTCAATGGTATTGCTTATCAAGACGGTGGAGAGAGTTTCAGTTTCGACAATTTAAACGAGCCAGTTAATATTTATGCAGACATGATTTCACTGACTCCGTTGATAGCAGGAGATATTACAGGTGAGGGTCTTGTAAACTTAAGGGACTTTACAATTTTGGCATCACAATGGCTGGCATCCCCAGGTGTAGCATCGGCAGATGTTTCTGAACCATGTGATGGTTATGTCGATTACTTAGATCTTATTGTGTTGGCCGAGAGCTGGCTTAGTGGAAATTGA
- a CDS encoding AbrB/MazE/SpoVT family DNA-binding domain-containing protein: MLTNFATTKMSSKGQVVIPESVRKALGLENGCQFLVLGEKDAVILKAISAPSKQEFSSLISKARKEAKKAGLEPKDISNAIAKVRGRK, translated from the coding sequence ATGTTGACAAATTTTGCTACAACAAAAATGTCCTCTAAAGGGCAAGTCGTGATCCCTGAATCTGTTAGGAAAGCACTCGGTTTGGAGAACGGCTGCCAGTTTCTTGTTTTAGGGGAAAAAGATGCTGTTATTCTCAAAGCAATCTCTGCCCCTTCCAAGCAAGAGTTCAGCAGCTTGATTTCTAAAGCACGTAAGGAAGCGAAAAAAGCCGGCTTAGAGCCCAAAGATATCTCCAATGCGATCGCTAAAGTTAGAGGCAGAAAGTGA
- a CDS encoding [Fe-Fe] hydrogenase large subunit C-terminal domain-containing protein: MNYLQPIYTESAQCQDCYKCLRRCDVKAIQILEGHARVMDSQCVYCGKCVKNCPAEAKKVRTDLERVKLLISGGERVIVSLAPSFVSEFAGTKPQVLAAGLRRLGFYGVSETSIGAEEVSANIARYLKTAEPGIHISSACPSVVELVKKYYPDFADCVTPVYSPALTHAKMLKKIYGEDTKIVFVGPCIAKKIEADRYPNLLSAALSFRELHEWFARERINLESGLCGDSFLENDGFIPERANQGRLYPVDGGMIEGIKAGCGVTESGFMTFSGVGNIRAALSEFEGLKLARPLFLELLACEGGCVNGPLVSREGGTVSKRLEIISELDAAEYTQREPEFDIYCQWQTEPVAQSSFSREDIFNALEKVGKYSPADELNCGGCGYETCRQFAQALLEGKAEPQMCLGYMRKLANKKVDALIRTMPGGVVMVDENMKVIECNKRFAQLLGRDVLNIFLSRPGMAGADIAKLLPAPELFRNVLESGSETAEKDIKFNNSILHLCVFTIEPHRLVGGFLQDITAPAMHKEQIVNRAREVIAKNLQTVQQIAYLLGENAADSEVILNSIVNTFTAQPLEKPDAQD, from the coding sequence ATGAACTACTTACAGCCAATTTACACAGAATCCGCACAGTGTCAGGACTGCTACAAGTGCCTTCGCAGGTGCGATGTGAAAGCGATCCAGATACTCGAGGGCCATGCCAGAGTGATGGACAGCCAGTGTGTGTACTGCGGCAAGTGCGTAAAGAACTGCCCCGCAGAGGCAAAAAAAGTCCGCACAGACCTCGAGAGGGTTAAGCTGCTCATCAGCGGCGGCGAAAGGGTTATCGTTTCACTGGCTCCCAGCTTTGTATCTGAATTCGCCGGAACAAAGCCTCAAGTGCTGGCGGCGGGACTGAGACGGCTGGGCTTCTACGGCGTATCTGAAACATCTATCGGCGCAGAGGAGGTCTCGGCAAATATCGCCAGATACCTCAAGACCGCCGAGCCCGGGATACATATATCCTCGGCCTGCCCTTCTGTAGTTGAGCTGGTAAAAAAATATTATCCTGATTTCGCCGATTGTGTAACTCCGGTATATTCTCCCGCTCTGACGCACGCGAAGATGCTTAAAAAAATCTACGGCGAAGACACAAAAATCGTGTTTGTCGGACCGTGCATAGCCAAAAAAATCGAAGCTGACAGATATCCCAATCTACTCTCTGCCGCCTTGAGCTTTCGTGAGCTGCACGAGTGGTTTGCCAGAGAGCGTATAAACCTCGAGAGCGGCCTTTGCGGCGATTCATTTTTGGAGAATGACGGTTTTATCCCCGAAAGGGCGAATCAGGGCCGGCTCTACCCCGTTGACGGGGGCATGATCGAGGGCATAAAGGCCGGCTGCGGTGTTACCGAGAGCGGGTTCATGACATTCTCCGGCGTCGGCAATATCAGGGCGGCGCTGAGCGAGTTCGAAGGGCTAAAACTTGCCAGGCCCCTGTTTCTCGAGCTGCTAGCCTGTGAGGGCGGCTGTGTGAACGGCCCGCTGGTTTCACGCGAAGGAGGAACCGTTTCAAAGCGGCTTGAGATTATTTCAGAGCTTGACGCGGCGGAATACACACAGCGCGAACCGGAGTTTGATATATACTGCCAATGGCAGACAGAGCCGGTCGCACAGAGCAGCTTCAGCCGGGAAGACATCTTCAACGCACTTGAGAAGGTCGGCAAGTACAGTCCTGCCGATGAGCTCAATTGCGGCGGCTGCGGCTATGAAACGTGCCGGCAGTTCGCACAGGCACTTTTAGAAGGCAAAGCCGAGCCGCAGATGTGTCTGGGTTATATGCGGAAGCTGGCAAACAAAAAGGTTGACGCTCTTATCCGTACAATGCCCGGCGGGGTTGTTATGGTCGATGAGAACATGAAAGTCATCGAATGCAACAAGCGGTTCGCGCAGCTGCTGGGCAGAGACGTTTTAAATATATTCCTTTCAAGGCCGGGAATGGCGGGGGCGGACATAGCTAAGCTGCTCCCGGCTCCCGAGCTTTTCAGAAATGTTCTCGAGAGCGGCAGTGAGACCGCGGAAAAAGACATAAAATTCAACAACAGCATTCTGCATCTATGCGTTTTCACTATCGAGCCGCATCGGCTTGTGGGCGGGTTCCTCCAGGATATCACCGCTCCTGCCATGCACAAGGAACAGATCGTAAACCGCGCCAGAGAGGTTATCGCCAAGAACCTCCAGACTGTACAGCAGATCGCGTACCTGCTCGGGGAAAACGCCGCCGACTCTGAAGTTATACTCAACTCAATAGTGAATACCTTTACCGCCCAGCCTTTGGAGAAACCCGATGCTCAAGACTGA
- a CDS encoding putative toxin-antitoxin system toxin component, PIN family: MKTPIVVVDTNVFVSGIFFSGPPYSILKAWQDDRLHIAVTKEIIEEYRRVIETLSEKFESTDIDYFWELLLIEAELVPSYSFNEVICEDPDDDKFLACAIAAKSKYIISGDKHLLKIGQFLNTKIVTPRYFLDNML, from the coding sequence GTGAAAACACCTATAGTTGTGGTTGACACAAATGTCTTTGTTTCGGGCATCTTTTTTAGTGGACCGCCGTATAGTATTCTCAAGGCCTGGCAGGATGACCGGCTTCATATTGCTGTCACCAAAGAGATAATTGAAGAATATCGGAGAGTTATTGAAACCCTGTCGGAGAAATTCGAAAGTACCGATATTGATTATTTCTGGGAACTACTCCTTATCGAAGCTGAGCTGGTTCCTTCGTATTCATTTAATGAAGTGATCTGCGAGGACCCGGACGATGACAAATTCCTTGCTTGTGCAATTGCGGCCAAAAGTAAGTATATCATAAGCGGTGATAAACATTTGCTCAAAATAGGCCAGTTTCTTAACACAAAAATTGTAACTCCAAGGTATTTCCTCGACAATATGCTATGA
- a CDS encoding (2Fe-2S) ferredoxin domain-containing protein, translating into MADKAVHVRICMGSSCFARGNSDTLACIRSHFQVAQDQGLIRLEGSLCENNCHHGPNIVINGRPYGSITAAAAVELIENELKNQNRG; encoded by the coding sequence ATGGCTGATAAGGCGGTTCACGTTCGCATATGCATGGGCAGCTCGTGTTTTGCCCGGGGCAACTCTGATACGCTTGCCTGTATCCGAAGCCATTTTCAGGTGGCACAGGATCAGGGGCTTATCCGGCTCGAGGGCAGTCTTTGCGAGAACAACTGCCATCATGGGCCAAATATTGTTATAAACGGCCGCCCTTACGGCAGTATTACAGCCGCCGCGGCGGTTGAGCTTATAGAAAATGAACTGAAAAATCAAAACCGCGGCTAA